ATTTTTCTGCCGGAACTCTAAAGGCGTAAGATTGCATTTGTTGCAAAGTTCATTTATCTGATTTTCAACAGCGAAAAATGCCGCGGAATCAATCAGCTGAATGTCAACTGAAGACGCAGGATTTAAAGAGCTTTTTGCAGTTGCCGTTATAAAAATATTTTTTGGATTGTAGCATCCGCATGAAGCAATTGAAAGTCTGTCGATTATTTCCTGTGCAAACGGATTTGCAAAGCCGGCGTCTACTTCAATTTGAATTTTCATGGCTTCAATAATGCCTTTTTCGTTTACTGCAGTTTTGTGCCGGATTGAAATTGGCTGCATTTTGTTCAAAAATTTTTCCTGCTCGTTTCTTGTGTAGACAAGCTTCACAGGATGACCTGTTTTTTTTGCAGCAACTGCAGTTTGGCAGGCAATTATTGAATTGTACCAAATGCTGTTTGTTCCTCTGTTTGTTGAAGTTGTTTTTCTTATTGTTATTGATTCAGGCGGAATTGCAAGTGCCTCTGATGCTGTGTGCCTTAAATTGTTCAGCCATTGCGTTGGTGTTGAAATTGTTACATAATTATCTTTCCAAAAGCACATTGCGCCGTTTGGTTCTCCGTAATCTGGAGTTTTCAAAGCATAGCGCCATTCGTTTTCCGCAACGTATTTTGCTTCTTCAAAAATTTTTTCTATGCAGGCTTCATCATCTGATTTTTCAAAGCAAGGACCGAATTTTATAATTCTCTGCGCAAGTTTGTCTGAAAAAAATTCTTCTTTGATTTCCTTGATATTTTTTATTTCTTCATTTTGAATTTTTATTTCTTTCTTTGTTTGCTTCTTGCCGGAATTTTCAAGAGCTTTTGCGTTTATGTCAAATTCATCTGGAAGATAATCTTCGATTGTGTTTGTGTCAATCGTCAAAACAAGCTCATCAAAAAGCGACTGCAAAACAGCTTCGTCAGGACCGACCAAAAGCGCAAGCGGCTCTCCTTCATACGAAATATTTCCTTCGCAAAAAACAGGAATTTTTCCTTTTGAAGTATCGACTAAATTTGAACCCGGAACATCGCGCGCAGTTACAAGGCTGTAGCCGTCCGGCAAGTTTGGATGCGAAACTGACTTTACAATTCCTTCGCTTACAGGACTTCTTACAATCATTGCAAAATACATATCATCCATTGTAAGGTCGCTGTAAAATTCTTTCTGAAAAGAAACTTTTGAATTTTTCTTTGCGAATGAAGCTTTAGGCATGATACTTTTCTCCAATTTCTTTCACTGCCTGAATAACATAGCTGGTCATTTTCTCTGTCATGTCCGGCCAGAGCGGGATTGAAATTGATTCCTGAAATTTTTTTTCAGCCTCAGGAAATTTTTCTTTTGTAAAATCAGGATAGAGCTGCTTCCAATATGAAAAATGAAAAAGCGGAATAAAATGCACGCTGATTCCGATTCCCATTTCTTGAAGCATAGAAGCAAATTCATTTCTTGTGCATTTTAACTTTGAAAGTTCAAGTCGCAGAATGTAAAGATGGCAGGCGTCTCCTTCCGAAGTCGGCGGAGTTTTTACAAAGTCCATTTTTGAAAAAGCTTCATTGTATTTTTTTACGTGTACTTTTCGCTTTGAATCAAGAATGTCGGCTTTCTTTAGCTGAACTCTTGCTATTGCAGAAAGAATGTCCGGCAGGTTGCTTTTGAATCCCGGAGCTACAATGTCGTATTCCCAGCTTGCCTTGTTTGAAGTGTATCTGTCCCAGGCGTCCCGATTCATTCCGTGAAGCCTCATCTGAAGAATTCTTT
The sequence above is drawn from the uncultured Treponema sp. genome and encodes:
- a CDS encoding xanthine dehydrogenase family protein; the protein is MPKASFAKKNSKVSFQKEFYSDLTMDDMYFAMIVRSPVSEGIVKSVSHPNLPDGYSLVTARDVPGSNLVDTSKGKIPVFCEGNISYEGEPLALLVGPDEAVLQSLFDELVLTIDTNTIEDYLPDEFDINAKALENSGKKQTKKEIKIQNEEIKNIKEIKEEFFSDKLAQRIIKFGPCFEKSDDEACIEKIFEEAKYVAENEWRYALKTPDYGEPNGAMCFWKDNYVTISTPTQWLNNLRHTASEALAIPPESITIRKTTSTNRGTNSIWYNSIIACQTAVAAKKTGHPVKLVYTRNEQEKFLNKMQPISIRHKTAVNEKGIIEAMKIQIEVDAGFANPFAQEIIDRLSIASCGCYNPKNIFITATAKSSLNPASSVDIQLIDSAAFFAVENQINELCNKCNLTPLEFRQKNHLNIDFTKRKIPKAQFLFEIEKFNETIEALSKQSDFNRKYASYRLDAMNWKLGSGPKEYVSVFSSPMRGIGFSCAFEGAGYYGSEIYNGSHTLEVTLETDSVLTIHCPPVSNSVHEIWRGIASEILNIPLLCVKINSVFSNGEEPPLPENVYSNISIMTSLLKKCCLAIKRRKPEEPLPFKVKKKTAAVKKTEWNNETFSGKPFHSTSFAAAAIELEINPCTYREKVRSINLILNGGKILNIQAATSTVKLGIQKVLSSLLEDDKVECKNIKISFMQSEKDPSQIGELVHQVIPAAYTQALTQALNCTINSLPLKTDSLYKKIKEQKAKIKMQKEQEAEQKNKEQAEKEETQNENSAVSEQ